The Penaeus vannamei isolate JL-2024 chromosome 39, ASM4276789v1, whole genome shotgun sequence genome includes the window ataatttattttacagTTTTCCTCTGAGGAATTCGGCCCCGCCAACTACAACTTCGACTGGGCGGTCCAGCACAGCGACTCCAGAAACAACTTCGGCCACCAGGAGGCCCGCGACGGCCACGACACCcaaggatcctactacgtgcagctccccgacggccgcctgcagaccgtcagGTTCACTGTCCAAGGAGACTCAGGATTCCTCCCTGAGGTGTCCTACGAAGGAGAGGCTCGTTATCCTGACTCCTTCGAATCCTTCGAGTCGTTCGAGTCTCGTGAATCTCGTGGCTACGCCCCTCCAAGGCCCGTGTATGGTTAGAATTTGCCAAAGATTGAGAACTCGTTCCCACATCGATCACCATCACTTCCTCAGATAATTTATTTTACATCACGTGCAATATATAATGTTACCTTTGATTTTGAATAAATCAAGCAGATAAAGCTAACTGATCTATGATGTAACCTGGTGTTATAATTCCTTACATTCTGAAGTTATATTTAAGTAAAATTAGTATGATAGTACGATAGTAAAATGATGaaactagtactactgctactgccactaataagtatgataataatgataacgattatcattataataatgatagcgataataaaaataatattgatgtggataacaattataataactattaggAAAATACTAATACTCATACAAATgagtatgataacgatgataataatgataacatcaatcataatgatgataattatgacagtaatacaataatgaatattatgataatataaaagcaaatgaaaatgatgatagtaatgatcatggaatatcaatgataacgaactagataacaaataataatactagCGTAAATGATTA containing:
- the LOC113809534 gene encoding pro-resilin-like, translating into MNSKVLLLVTLVAVAAADRRPYSYSAPEFSSEEFGPANYNFDWAVQHSDSRNNFGHQEARDGHDTQGSYYVQLPDGRLQTVRFTVQGDSGFLPEVSYEGEARYPDSFESFESFESRESRGYAPPRPVYG